The window TATTTGTTTTATGAATTACATTAAACTGTCATATAATTTACATTTAAGTAAATATAAGCACACCAACTGTGTAATGTGCACATGCTTTGTTAAGAATGTATCCCATCTTGCCAAACAATATGCATAGCCATATTGAAATAACCCACTTTCCCTCTTGTGTTTACAGTATGTTTTGGCTGTGGGCAGCTCTGTTTTTGGTGCCATGTTTTATGGAGACCTGGCAGAAGGGGAGTCTGAGATTCACATCCCAGACGTGGAGCCTGCTGCTTTTTTAATTCTGTTAAAGTGAGTAACACATCATCTCTGTGTAAGACTTGCTAATACATTTCAGTCCTTTTTGTCAGCAAAGTTGCCATGCTTTTGTCATATAGCCAATATATaggggcggcaagtagcctagagGTTTGAGAGGCAGGCCTGCAATCTGAGgttcgctggtttgaatccaaaGTTTCCTATTTAGTGCCCATCAGCAAGGAACGTAACCCTTTAACTTCCTTTAAACCCCTTTGTGTGAATGTTTGATTTCAGGGGGTTGGGTTGGACAATAAAGTATTTTTTCATGTATTGCTGTGGTTGGGGTCAATGTCATTTACATTCAGGatattaattgaaatggatttggTCCCCAACGCTGATCGATTGGATGTTTAGCAATCATTCTATCATACATTGTGATGGTGGATGTGGTTATAATGGCTAAAATCCTCACTTTTCCCCCCCTCTTCCAGGTATATGTACAGCGACGAGATTGAACTGGAGGCGGACACGGTGCTGGCCACTCTGTACGCCGCCAAGAAGTACATTGTGCCTGCCTTGGCCAAGGCCTGCGTCACTTTCCTAGAGACCAGCCTGGAGGCCAAGAACGCCTGTGTGCTGCTCTCTCAGAGCCGCCTCTTCGAGGAGCCAGAGCTGACACAGCGCTGCTGGGAGGTGATCGACGCCCAGGCTGAGCTAGCCCTCCGCTCCGAGGGCTTCTGTGAGATCGACCTGCAAACCCTGGAGATCATCCTGCGCCGTGAGACGCTGAACACGCGCGAGGCAGTGGTCTTCCAGGCAGTGCTGGAGTGGGCGGTGGCTGAGTGCCGGCGCCAGGGCCTGGGCGCCACAGCACGGAACAAGCGGGCGGTGCTGGGCAAGGTACTGTACCTGGTGCGCCTCCCCACCATGACTCTGGAGGAGTTTGCTGACGGCGCGGCACAGTCGGACGTGCTCACCCTGGAGGAGACGCACGACATCTTCCTGTGGTACACGGCGGCCAACAAGCCCAAGCTGGAGTTCCCGCTGGCTCAGCGGACAGGCCTGACGCCGCAGCGGTGCCATCGCTTCCAGTCATCGGCCTACCGAAGCAACCAGTGGCGATACCGGGGCCGCTGCGACAGCATCCAGTTTGCCGTAGACAAGCGTATCTTCATTGCCGGCCTGGGCCTGTATGGCTCGAGTGGTGGCAAGGCTGAGTACAGTGTCAAGATTGAACTGAAGCGGCAGGGTGCCACACTGGCGCAGAACCTCACCATGTTCGTGTCGGACGGCTCCAGCAGCACATTCTCAGTGTGGTTCGAGCACCCGGTCCAAGTGGAACAGGACACCTTCTACACGGTCAGCGTCGTGCTGGACGGCAACGAGCTGAGCTACTTTGGGCAGGAGGGCATGACTGAGGTGC is drawn from Oncorhynchus tshawytscha isolate Ot180627B linkage group LG05, Otsh_v2.0, whole genome shotgun sequence and contains these coding sequences:
- the btbd6b gene encoding BTB/POZ domain-containing protein 6-B isoform X2, whose protein sequence is MLLCKYFQETLKRTKKSGKQSGKLPVCYEIVTLSVKKKMAAELYPASLNTNLPNSNGAVVTAASKKNIVQVTQAVTVPTTTATQQNINNNNVETTSWQSTHPTLRERNALMFNKEHMADVHFIVGPPGESQKVPAHKYVLAVGSSVFGAMFYGDLAEGESEIHIPDVEPAAFLILLKYMYSDEIELEADTVLATLYAAKKYIVPALAKACVTFLETSLEAKNACVLLSQSRLFEEPELTQRCWEVIDAQAELALRSEGFCEIDLQTLEIILRRETLNTREAVVFQAVLEWAVAECRRQGLGATARNKRAVLGKVLYLVRLPTMTLEEFADGAAQSDVLTLEETHDIFLWYTAANKPKLEFPLAQRTGLTPQRCHRFQSSAYRSNQWRYRGRCDSIQFAVDKRIFIAGLGLYGSSGGKAEYSVKIELKRQGATLAQNLTMFVSDGSSSTFSVWFEHPVQVEQDTFYTVSVVLDGNELSYFGQEGMTEVQCGKVTFQYQCSSDSTNGTGVQGGQIPELVFYA
- the btbd6b gene encoding BTB/POZ domain-containing protein 6-B isoform X3, producing MAAELYPASLNTNLPNSNGAVVTAASKKNIVQVTQAVTVPTTTATQQNINNNNVETTSWQSTHPTLRERNALMFNKEHMADVHFIVGPPGESQKVPAHKYVLAVGSSVFGAMFYGDLAEGESEIHIPDVEPAAFLILLKYMYSDEIELEADTVLATLYAAKKYIVPALAKACVTFLETSLEAKNACVLLSQSRLFEEPELTQRCWEVIDAQAELALRSEGFCEIDLQTLEIILRRETLNTREAVVFQAVLEWAVAECRRQGLGATARNKRAVLGKVLYLVRLPTMTLEEFADGAAQSDVLTLEETHDIFLWYTAANKPKLEFPLAQRTGLTPQRCHRFQSSAYRSNQWRYRGRCDSIQFAVDKRIFIAGLGLYGSSGGKAEYSVKIELKRQGATLAQNLTMFVSDGSSSTFSVWFEHPVQVEQDTFYTVSVVLDGNELSYFGQEGMTEVQCGKVTFQYQCSSDSTNGTGVQGGQIPELVFYA
- the btbd6b gene encoding BTB/POZ domain-containing protein 6-B isoform X1, with the translated sequence MPEPPDCLYGRIMKFFTFLLLLPETLKRTKKSGKQSGKLPVCYEIVTLSVKKKMAAELYPASLNTNLPNSNGAVVTAASKKNIVQVTQAVTVPTTTATQQNINNNNVETTSWQSTHPTLRERNALMFNKEHMADVHFIVGPPGESQKVPAHKYVLAVGSSVFGAMFYGDLAEGESEIHIPDVEPAAFLILLKYMYSDEIELEADTVLATLYAAKKYIVPALAKACVTFLETSLEAKNACVLLSQSRLFEEPELTQRCWEVIDAQAELALRSEGFCEIDLQTLEIILRRETLNTREAVVFQAVLEWAVAECRRQGLGATARNKRAVLGKVLYLVRLPTMTLEEFADGAAQSDVLTLEETHDIFLWYTAANKPKLEFPLAQRTGLTPQRCHRFQSSAYRSNQWRYRGRCDSIQFAVDKRIFIAGLGLYGSSGGKAEYSVKIELKRQGATLAQNLTMFVSDGSSSTFSVWFEHPVQVEQDTFYTVSVVLDGNELSYFGQEGMTEVQCGKVTFQYQCSSDSTNGTGVQGGQIPELVFYA